A window of Sagittula sp. P11 genomic DNA:
CCGTCGCCCCATTCCGGGAACGGGCGGTATCCTTCACGGCGCTCAGGTCGCGTCGAGCGCGCGACAGTCCTTCGGGAGCCAGCCGATCTCGACCGTGCTGCCGGGTTGCAGTCGCACCTGGTCGGGCGCGTTGCGCGTCTTGATGACGAAATCGTCGTTGCCCGCCACCTTGAGACGGGTGCGGAAGATGTCGCCCATGTAGATGAATTCCAGCACTTCGGCCTTCAGCGTGTGCGCGCCGGGCTGCAGGCGGTCCTTGTTGAACTCGACTCGTTCAGGCCGGATGGAGACCTTGGTCCGCTCACCGACCTTCGAGACGTTCACCGGGGTCGCGTCGATCACCTCGCCGCCGTCCAGCTTGACCACGCAGTGATCGCCCTTGATCTCCTGCACCACGCCTTCCAGCGTGTTGTTCTCGCCGATGAACTGCGCGACGAAGCTGTTCTTCGGCTCCTCGTACAGCACGTCCGGCGGATCGAGCTGCTGGATGCGTCCGTCGTCGAACACCGCGACGCGGTCCGACATGGTCAGCGCCTCGGTCTGGTCGTGGGTCACGTAAACCGTGGTGATGCCGAGGCTGTGCGCGAGGTTGGTGATCTCGAACTGCATGTGCTCGCGCAGCTGCTTGTCGAGCGCGCCCAAGGGTTCGTCCATCAGCACCAGCTCCGGTTCGAAGACCAGAGCGCGGGCCAGCGCGATCCGCTGCTGCTGACCACCAGAAAGCTGTGCCGGGCGGCGGCCGCCGAATGCGCCCATCTGCACCATGTCCAGCGCGCGCTTGACCTTCGCCTCGCGGTCGGACTTGCCGATCTTGCGCACTTCCAGCGGGAACGACAGGTTCTCAGCCACGGTCATATGGGGGAACAGCGCGTAGTTCTGGAACACCATGCCGATCCCGCGCTTGTGCGGCGGAATGTTGTTGATCGGCTTTCCGTCCAGAAGAATTTCACCATGCGTGGCGGTCTCGAAACCGGCGAGCATCATCAGGCAGGTGGTCTTGCCGGACCCCGACGGCCCGAGCATCGTCAGAAACTCGCCCTTCGGCATCGAGAGGTTGAGGTCTTTTACGACCAGCGTTTCGCCGTCGTAGCTCTTCTGCACACGCTCGAATGCGACGAATGCGTCGCCCGAAGATCCATCTGCCAAAGCAGGCTCCCTGTGTTTTTGTTCCGCGGATTTGATCCGCTTTTATGGTCTCAAACTAAAACCCGTTACGGGCATGACTGCAAGCATCTCCCCGAAGCTCGCACATCAGGCAGGCAAATCCGGCACTTCCGGTCAGAAAAACGGCGTCGTGCAGGACAATCGACGGGAGAACCATGGCCCATCCGTAAATCCTCCTGCGGCAGAATTGTTTGGGGCCGGGCGTTATCTCA
This region includes:
- a CDS encoding ABC transporter ATP-binding protein, encoding MADGSSGDAFVAFERVQKSYDGETLVVKDLNLSMPKGEFLTMLGPSGSGKTTCLMMLAGFETATHGEILLDGKPINNIPPHKRGIGMVFQNYALFPHMTVAENLSFPLEVRKIGKSDREAKVKRALDMVQMGAFGGRRPAQLSGGQQQRIALARALVFEPELVLMDEPLGALDKQLREHMQFEITNLAHSLGITTVYVTHDQTEALTMSDRVAVFDDGRIQQLDPPDVLYEEPKNSFVAQFIGENNTLEGVVQEIKGDHCVVKLDGGEVIDATPVNVSKVGERTKVSIRPERVEFNKDRLQPGAHTLKAEVLEFIYMGDIFRTRLKVAGNDDFVIKTRNAPDQVRLQPGSTVEIGWLPKDCRALDAT